In a genomic window of Thermosynechococcus sp. CL-1:
- the fabG gene encoding 3-oxoacyl-ACP reductase FabG, with protein MRGFAHRAVLVTGGTGGLGQGVVPVLLSQGYTLTIPYIDAAAREALEKQLAAAELANVRFVPADLNNESEVAALVSRMPQLDAVVHLVGGFSRGATAQFALSDWQQSFRLNVETTFLVCKHALKRMQAQQYGRIVTIGSRGAVEPAAELAAYCAAKAAVVALTRAIAAETKGKNITANVILPSIIDTPANRAAMGEAQAVNWVSPRAIGDLIAYLISEGAAAISGAVIPIYGNV; from the coding sequence ATGAGGGGATTTGCCCATCGCGCGGTTTTAGTGACAGGGGGCACAGGCGGACTCGGTCAAGGGGTAGTGCCAGTTCTTCTCAGTCAAGGCTATACGCTGACAATTCCCTATATTGATGCAGCGGCTCGTGAAGCCCTAGAGAAACAACTGGCTGCGGCTGAATTGGCCAATGTGCGGTTTGTACCCGCCGACTTGAACAATGAAAGTGAGGTGGCTGCGCTGGTCAGTCGCATGCCGCAATTGGATGCCGTGGTTCACCTCGTGGGGGGCTTTAGTAGGGGGGCAACGGCACAATTTGCCCTCAGCGATTGGCAGCAGAGTTTTCGCCTCAATGTCGAGACCACCTTCTTGGTTTGTAAGCACGCCCTCAAACGTATGCAGGCCCAGCAATATGGGCGCATTGTCACCATTGGCTCACGGGGTGCAGTTGAACCAGCGGCTGAACTGGCTGCCTATTGTGCTGCTAAAGCCGCAGTCGTGGCCTTGACGCGGGCGATCGCCGCCGAAACCAAAGGCAAAAACATTACCGCCAATGTCATCCTTCCCAGCATTATCGATACCCCTGCCAATCGGGCAGCGATGGGCGAAGCGCAAGCGGTCAATTGGGTGAGTCCTCGGGCGATCGGTGATCTAATTGCCTATCTCATTTCTGAGGGAGCGGCTGCCATCAGTGGTGCCGTGATTCCTATCTATGGCAATGTCTAG
- a CDS encoding YtxH domain-containing protein: MSQQQGGGGAFWGGLLLGSAIGTVVGLLMAPRSGKETRQLLRKSADALPELLEDITASFEQHRDRLSETTQERWQATLERLKEAIAVGIEVTQQQRQTFRREANGMALSDPDEEDAVNQ, encoded by the coding sequence ATGAGTCAGCAACAGGGTGGCGGTGGTGCTTTTTGGGGGGGGCTGCTCCTAGGGAGCGCGATCGGGACAGTCGTGGGGCTGCTGATGGCTCCCCGCTCTGGCAAGGAAACCCGACAACTCCTGCGCAAATCCGCTGATGCCCTGCCCGAACTGCTCGAAGACATTACTGCGAGTTTTGAGCAACATCGCGATCGCCTCTCAGAAACCACCCAAGAACGCTGGCAAGCCACCTTAGAACGGCTCAAGGAAGCGATCGCCGTCGGTATCGAAGTCACCCAGCAGCAGCGGCAAACCTTTCGGCGCGAAGCCAATGGCATGGCCTTGAGTGACCCTGATGAAGAGGATGCTGTCAATCAATAG
- the mreC gene encoding rod shape-determining protein MreC, whose amino-acid sequence MAFLLRWWGRYAGGLVLVALVLTSAWILRETNGAAIRELYRLLSLPFQGAVEDQQALIQARTWQLEQQLAAVQAENRRLRQMLNAPMLPNLNGRIVPVIGRSSDQWWRSLLLGEGSRQGLTIGSVVVGNGGLVGRITSITPNTSRVMLLTDPASRVGVVVGRTRQMGILRGQLNQQVIVEFLEKDPKVQPRDVLYTSALSSLYPAGIPIGEVQSVELSDPTRPHATVILGAPIDRLEWVTVIPYAEPTDTFTPN is encoded by the coding sequence ATGGCTTTTCTGCTGCGCTGGTGGGGACGATATGCCGGCGGCCTAGTCCTTGTTGCTTTGGTACTCACAAGTGCTTGGATTTTGCGCGAGACCAATGGGGCAGCGATTCGCGAGCTGTACCGCCTTCTTAGTTTGCCCTTTCAAGGCGCAGTGGAGGATCAGCAAGCTCTGATTCAAGCCCGCACATGGCAACTGGAGCAGCAACTGGCCGCCGTCCAAGCGGAAAACCGGCGGTTGCGGCAAATGCTGAATGCACCGATGCTGCCTAATTTGAATGGCCGCATTGTTCCGGTGATTGGTCGCAGTTCCGATCAGTGGTGGCGATCGCTCCTCTTGGGGGAAGGCAGTCGTCAGGGTCTCACCATTGGTTCAGTCGTGGTGGGCAACGGGGGCCTTGTGGGGCGCATTACAAGCATTACTCCCAATACCAGTCGGGTAATGTTGCTCACGGATCCCGCCAGTCGAGTGGGGGTTGTGGTGGGTCGGACGCGGCAGATGGGGATTCTGCGGGGACAACTCAACCAGCAGGTGATTGTCGAGTTTTTAGAGAAAGACCCGAAGGTGCAGCCCAGGGATGTCCTCTATACCTCAGCCCTGAGTAGTCTCTATCCGGCAGGCATTCCCATTGGTGAGGTGCAATCGGTGGAACTGAGCGATCCCACCCGCCCCCATGCCACTGTTATTCTGGGCGCACCGATTGATCGCCTTGAGTGGGTCACCGTCATTCCCTATGCTGAACCGACAGACACATTTACACCGAACTAG
- a CDS encoding LL-diaminopimelate aminotransferase, which yields MKLADRLRYFQGNVFDAMDRAKAAVAATGQPIVDLSLGSADLPVADHILAAIEASVRDASTYGYQLFASTAAFRQAVATWFERRFGLRVDPEREVLTLIGSQEGTAHLPLAVMNPQEYALVLDPGYPSHAGGVYLAGGQLYPLRLRAANHFLPDLAAIPLPVREQAKLLILSYPHNPTTAVAPLDFFKTAVEFCDRHGILLVHDFPYIDLVFDAERAPSIFEVDRDRQVGIEFYSLSKSYNMGGFRIGFAIGRADIIAALRQIKSVIDFNQYAGILRGAIAALTGDQTCVQQTRQIFRQRRDTFVQALGDHGWPVPLPPATMYVWAQLPEPWHGDSLGFCQALVKATGIAAAPGSGFGEGGEGYVRFALVRDRPCLEVAAAQIAEFSQTVVQVSGANRP from the coding sequence ATGAAGCTGGCCGATCGCCTGCGGTATTTCCAAGGCAATGTCTTTGACGCCATGGATCGGGCGAAGGCAGCGGTGGCAGCCACTGGGCAGCCGATTGTGGATCTCTCCCTCGGCTCTGCGGATTTGCCCGTCGCCGATCACATTCTTGCGGCTATTGAAGCGTCGGTGCGCGATGCAAGTACCTATGGCTATCAACTCTTTGCCAGTACGGCGGCCTTTCGACAGGCAGTGGCCACTTGGTTTGAACGCCGCTTTGGCCTCAGGGTGGATCCCGAGCGGGAAGTGCTGACGCTGATTGGTTCACAGGAGGGGACAGCGCACTTGCCCCTTGCGGTGATGAATCCCCAAGAGTATGCGCTAGTGCTTGATCCGGGGTATCCCTCCCATGCGGGGGGGGTGTATCTTGCAGGGGGACAACTGTATCCCTTGCGCTTGCGGGCAGCAAATCACTTTTTGCCGGATTTAGCGGCCATTCCGCTGCCGGTGCGAGAGCAGGCAAAACTACTGATTCTCAGCTATCCCCACAATCCCACCACGGCGGTTGCGCCCTTGGACTTTTTCAAGACAGCAGTTGAGTTTTGCGATCGCCACGGGATTTTACTGGTGCATGATTTTCCCTACATTGATCTCGTCTTTGATGCGGAGCGGGCACCCTCGATCTTTGAAGTGGATCGCGATCGCCAAGTGGGCATTGAATTCTATAGCCTGTCTAAGTCCTACAACATGGGTGGGTTTCGCATTGGCTTTGCCATTGGCCGTGCCGACATCATTGCTGCCCTGCGCCAAATTAAATCGGTGATTGATTTCAACCAATACGCTGGCATCCTGCGGGGTGCCATTGCCGCCCTCACGGGAGATCAAACCTGTGTCCAGCAAACGCGGCAGATCTTTCGCCAGCGCCGTGATACCTTTGTCCAAGCCCTCGGCGATCATGGCTGGCCAGTGCCCCTCCCGCCAGCAACGATGTATGTGTGGGCGCAACTGCCGGAACCTTGGCACGGGGATTCCCTTGGCTTTTGTCAAGCTCTTGTCAAGGCAACTGGGATTGCCGCAGCTCCCGGATCGGGTTTTGGGGAAGGGGGAGAGGGTTATGTGCGCTTTGCCCTCGTGCGCGATCGCCCCTGTTTAGAAGTGGCGGCTGCCCAAATTGCCGAATTTAGCCAAACGGTCGTTCAGGTGTCGGGCGCTAATCGCCCATGA
- the ftsY gene encoding signal recognition particle-docking protein FtsY, with the protein MVFNWFRRKFGGSGEEPSPPAETPTAAPSAESPQSTTESTASPGILNWAKTALQSIQARQQSESAATIETIETAEETQETPPADDAPVPVSIESEKPPVAEPAPVQPVVEAEPVDSSLVLDEGFLWSAEVLAAQGRRPEEVDIEEITWLQRLRQGLGKTRRGLVHQLRAIVGQGPLSRDAVEEIEMLLLQSDVGVKATDQIIAALQTKIRQETLPADQAIAYLKEILRDILDRPFEAGYRRDFAPKKSTLNIWLIAGVNGVGKTTTIGKLAHIATQSGYRCLIAAADTFRAAATEQVKIWGQRSDVEVIANPGKNTDPAAVVFDAIGAAQARGTELLLVDTAGRLQNKANLMEELKKIRRIIDKKAGDAQIESLLVLDATLGQNGLRQAQVFAEAAQLTGVILTKLDGTAKGGVALAVVQELGLPIRFIGAGEGIKDLRPFSSFEFVEALLSSEVEVAA; encoded by the coding sequence ATGGTTTTTAATTGGTTTCGACGCAAGTTTGGTGGCAGTGGTGAGGAGCCATCGCCCCCTGCAGAAACCCCAACGGCAGCGCCATCCGCAGAATCCCCGCAATCTACAACTGAATCCACTGCTTCCCCCGGCATCCTCAACTGGGCAAAAACGGCACTCCAGTCGATTCAAGCGCGACAGCAATCGGAGAGTGCCGCGACGATTGAAACCATTGAAACCGCTGAAGAAACTCAAGAAACACCGCCTGCCGATGATGCCCCCGTTCCCGTTTCTATCGAGTCTGAAAAGCCCCCTGTTGCTGAACCTGCCCCTGTCCAGCCCGTTGTGGAAGCTGAGCCCGTAGACTCCTCCCTTGTCCTTGATGAAGGCTTTTTGTGGTCGGCGGAGGTGCTTGCCGCCCAAGGCCGGCGCCCAGAGGAGGTGGATATTGAGGAAATTACTTGGTTGCAACGTCTGCGCCAAGGTCTGGGCAAAACCCGTCGTGGCCTAGTGCATCAACTGCGGGCGATCGTCGGCCAAGGCCCCTTAAGTCGGGATGCCGTCGAAGAAATTGAGATGCTGCTGTTGCAGTCGGATGTGGGGGTCAAGGCCACGGATCAGATTATTGCGGCGCTGCAAACAAAAATTCGCCAAGAAACACTCCCTGCCGATCAGGCGATCGCCTACCTGAAGGAAATTCTGCGGGACATTCTCGATCGCCCCTTTGAAGCCGGCTACCGCCGCGACTTTGCTCCGAAAAAAAGCACGCTGAATATCTGGTTGATTGCCGGTGTCAACGGCGTTGGCAAAACCACCACCATTGGTAAACTGGCCCACATTGCCACCCAGTCAGGCTATCGCTGTCTGATTGCAGCGGCAGATACCTTTCGGGCAGCCGCCACGGAGCAGGTGAAAATTTGGGGACAGCGCTCCGATGTCGAGGTGATTGCCAACCCCGGCAAAAATACCGATCCTGCTGCTGTGGTCTTTGATGCCATTGGCGCTGCCCAAGCCCGAGGCACAGAATTGCTGCTAGTGGATACCGCTGGCCGCTTGCAAAACAAGGCCAACCTGATGGAGGAACTCAAGAAAATCCGTCGCATCATTGATAAAAAAGCGGGTGATGCTCAAATTGAATCGCTACTGGTTCTCGATGCCACCCTCGGCCAAAATGGCTTGCGCCAAGCACAGGTGTTTGCAGAAGCGGCGCAACTCACTGGGGTGATCTTAACCAAGCTGGACGGGACAGCCAAAGGGGGAGTGGCCTTGGCGGTAGTGCAGGAATTGGGACTACCGATTCGCTTCATTGGTGCGGGCGAGGGCATTAAGGATCTGCGCCCCTTTTCCAGTTTTGAATTTGTCGAGGCCTTGCTCTCCAGTGAGGTGGAGGTGGCAGCATGA
- a CDS encoding rod shape-determining protein, with protein MGVFSRLSRDIGIDLGTANTLVYVSGRGVVLEEPSVVAIDQNTKQPLAVGVEAKRMLGRTPGNVVAVRPLRDGVIADFERAELMLKHFMRQVHGGKNLFAPRVVIGIPSGVTGVERRAIEDAARGAGAREVYLIDEPVAAAFGAGLPVEEPTGNMIVDIGGGTTEVAVLSLQGTVLSESVRVAGDEISEAIVQYLKKVHNLIIGERTAEEIKIRIGSAYPNDSYDSESMEVRGLHQLSGLPRTVVVKAEEIRESMAEPLSAIIEAIKRTLERTPPELAADIVDRGIMLAGGGALLRGLDTLISHETGIVVHVAADPLRCVVMGTGRVLENFKDLARVFSTQPAVIG; from the coding sequence GTGGGAGTATTTAGTCGCCTATCACGAGACATCGGCATTGACTTGGGCACAGCCAACACCCTAGTTTACGTGTCTGGGCGGGGTGTGGTTTTAGAGGAACCCTCCGTTGTTGCTATTGACCAAAATACCAAACAACCCCTTGCCGTTGGTGTTGAAGCAAAGCGAATGCTGGGGCGGACACCGGGCAATGTGGTGGCCGTGCGTCCCCTGCGGGATGGTGTGATTGCTGATTTTGAACGTGCGGAACTGATGCTCAAGCACTTTATGCGCCAAGTGCACGGCGGTAAGAATTTGTTTGCCCCCCGTGTGGTGATTGGGATTCCTAGTGGCGTGACCGGTGTCGAACGCCGTGCCATTGAGGATGCTGCGCGGGGTGCTGGGGCACGGGAAGTGTATTTGATTGATGAACCCGTCGCCGCCGCCTTTGGTGCGGGTTTACCCGTGGAAGAACCGACGGGCAACATGATTGTGGACATTGGCGGTGGCACGACCGAAGTGGCGGTTCTCAGTTTGCAGGGCACCGTTTTGAGTGAATCCGTCCGCGTTGCTGGCGATGAAATTTCCGAGGCGATCGTCCAGTATTTGAAAAAAGTACACAACCTGATCATTGGTGAACGCACGGCTGAGGAGATCAAGATTCGCATTGGCTCTGCCTACCCCAATGACAGCTATGACTCCGAATCCATGGAAGTGCGGGGGCTGCACCAACTCTCTGGCCTACCACGCACAGTCGTGGTCAAAGCAGAAGAGATTCGCGAAAGCATGGCTGAACCCCTCTCGGCGATTATTGAAGCCATTAAACGCACCCTTGAGCGGACGCCTCCGGAACTGGCCGCAGACATTGTCGATCGCGGGATTATGCTGGCTGGCGGCGGTGCCCTGCTACGGGGTCTCGATACCCTGATTAGCCATGAAACGGGCATTGTTGTTCACGTGGCAGCGGATCCCCTGCGGTGTGTGGTCATGGGTACCGGTCGGGTACTGGAAAACTTCAAAGACCTCGCCCGTGTCTTTTCCACACAACCAGCAGTGATTGGTTAA
- a CDS encoding alpha/beta hydrolase, giving the protein MLKRLSPWLLALALPVGALFTTPAKAANFVSLTYGPFQRSFPMSELEEFVSTQEATGELRALMRFVPKEDQAKLLEFLGMRLPFNVVQTDKILGSAIGKDLLKQFSQVTIRRDKAGEVALRGAMLTAAASPEGLSMMSFLKNYPAETINLDLRKLNQMLKKQDGIMSMLGKLRP; this is encoded by the coding sequence ATGCTGAAGCGTCTTTCGCCTTGGTTACTGGCTCTGGCACTACCCGTGGGTGCCCTTTTCACCACCCCTGCCAAAGCAGCTAACTTTGTCTCCCTCACCTATGGTCCTTTTCAGCGCTCCTTCCCAATGTCGGAGCTAGAGGAATTTGTGTCCACCCAAGAAGCCACGGGAGAATTGCGAGCATTGATGCGGTTCGTTCCCAAAGAAGACCAAGCCAAGCTCCTTGAATTCTTGGGTATGCGGCTGCCCTTCAATGTTGTGCAAACCGATAAAATTTTGGGTAGCGCCATTGGCAAAGATTTACTCAAACAATTTTCTCAGGTCACGATTCGCCGCGATAAAGCCGGTGAAGTGGCTCTCCGTGGTGCCATGCTCACTGCCGCTGCTTCTCCGGAAGGGTTGAGCATGATGTCGTTTTTGAAAAACTATCCTGCTGAAACCATCAACCTTGATTTGCGCAAGCTCAACCAAATGCTCAAGAAACAAGATGGCATTATGAGCATGCTCGGGAAACTGCGCCCATAG
- the mreD gene encoding rod shape-determining protein MreD: MLNRQTHLHRTSLNGLITIGSVGLCALLSFIHLPNLHLLVPDWFLIWVVVWSVKRSWGQGILAGIALGWIQDGLVSAHPSHAVSLALVGGLTALMQKQRFVSEDFISVALITFAMAILQQTVIAIQMSLGSGFPLEEIWQHHRQVALSSAIMSSLWAPLLYAPLNRWWTWLRQQE, from the coding sequence ATGCTGAACCGACAGACACATTTACACCGAACTAGCCTCAACGGGCTGATTACCATTGGCTCTGTGGGACTTTGTGCCCTGCTGAGCTTTATTCACTTACCCAACCTGCATCTATTGGTGCCAGACTGGTTTTTAATCTGGGTGGTGGTGTGGAGTGTCAAGCGATCGTGGGGGCAAGGGATACTGGCGGGTATTGCCCTCGGTTGGATTCAAGATGGCTTGGTCAGTGCTCATCCTAGCCACGCAGTCAGCTTAGCTTTGGTGGGGGGGTTGACCGCCCTGATGCAAAAGCAGCGCTTTGTTTCTGAGGATTTTATTTCGGTTGCCCTGATTACTTTTGCAATGGCCATCCTGCAACAAACGGTCATCGCAATCCAAATGAGCCTTGGCAGTGGCTTTCCCCTCGAGGAGATTTGGCAGCACCATCGGCAAGTCGCGCTTAGTTCAGCCATTATGAGTAGTCTTTGGGCACCCTTGCTCTATGCCCCCTTGAATCGCTGGTGGACGTGGTTGCGACAGCAGGAGTAG
- a CDS encoding M15 family metallopeptidase: MDQDIPVAERLQPITQGKVEPRRGGWAIALVLVGLMGVGAVWFLNRATESPTATETEPTVTPTENLLGHLPYEEAPLSELEPVSADGQIKLRRAAAERFRAMVAAAQQEGVVLVPLSGFRSKQDQDYLFFEVKEQRAQRASERALVSAPPGYSEHHTGYAIDIGDGSRPDTHLKETFEDTPAFRWLEKNAARFSFELSFPRHNPQGVSYEPWHWRFVGDRHSLQTFYRARQLTPRNEP; encoded by the coding sequence ATGGATCAAGATATTCCTGTTGCGGAGCGGCTACAACCAATCACTCAGGGCAAAGTAGAACCTCGGCGAGGGGGGTGGGCGATCGCCCTTGTCCTTGTGGGGCTAATGGGCGTGGGAGCTGTGTGGTTCCTCAATCGTGCCACGGAATCACCAACGGCTACGGAAACGGAGCCAACGGTAACGCCAACGGAAAATCTGCTGGGACATCTGCCCTATGAAGAGGCTCCCCTATCAGAGCTTGAACCAGTGAGTGCCGATGGCCAAATTAAGTTACGGCGAGCCGCAGCAGAGCGGTTTCGTGCCATGGTGGCAGCAGCGCAGCAGGAAGGAGTGGTATTGGTGCCCCTATCGGGTTTTCGCTCCAAACAGGATCAGGACTATCTTTTTTTTGAGGTCAAGGAGCAACGGGCACAACGGGCAAGTGAGCGGGCATTGGTGAGTGCGCCCCCCGGCTATAGCGAACACCATACGGGCTATGCCATTGATATTGGCGATGGCAGTCGGCCAGACACCCATCTCAAGGAGACTTTTGAGGACACCCCCGCCTTTCGCTGGCTGGAAAAAAATGCAGCGCGTTTTAGTTTTGAACTGTCCTTTCCCCGTCATAACCCGCAGGGGGTGAGTTATGAGCCTTGGCACTGGCGATTCGTTGGCGATCGCCACAGTTTGCAAACCTTCTATAGAGCACGACAACTGACACCGAGGAACGAACCATGA
- a CDS encoding transglycosylase SLT domain-containing protein has product MVKSLPKRKQRRGIRPWLVSLLLAALMVGGGLFSWYHWRSPSPLYTLTVEAPPQSPQELKQWAESADPLKRDRARYLLAVESLSQQQPQAALQWLQDLEQTYRPMAAPILLLRAEAYRQQGDNRRAKETWEQLLREYGSEPEAAVALLSLNQPQKAIERFPQHPAVVNYVAQQLEKNPDQVPYLKLVARHGLFLKEYGTYLEILRQRYADQLTPADWEAIAFGYWEKMQYARAAAAYAKAPPTPLNLYRVGRGRQLSEDTSGAIAAYQALINRFPQSSEAALAQLRLARLAKVPAERLPLLAKCLQLARQNQAPAIAADALLAQYQAYQELGNTKGAQQSQQQLFKTYPQSSAAAELRWQLAQGAAQKRQWSQAQQWVSEILKLNPESELAPRAAFWQGKWQGEAGQPQGQRQTWQLVIERYPHTYYAWRAASLLKKPVGTFTTLRQQRPSVASDRKPLLPLATGSATLRELYLLRQSQEAWQRWQWEFHNRVTPTAAEQLTDGLIRLGVGEYLDGIFMLQNLFTRAASEPEVATFFAPIRRDVRFWYALYPLPYWELVEKWSLARNLNPLLVMALIRQESRFEKEIRSVVGATGLMQLMPETAAWIAEKLNLESYSLVDPEDNIRLGTWYVDYTHNQYNQNTLLALASYNAGPGNVNQWLQRFDMTDSDRFVESIPFPETYGYVKSVLENYWNYWQLYAQP; this is encoded by the coding sequence ATGGTTAAATCACTCCCAAAACGAAAGCAGCGGCGAGGCATACGGCCTTGGCTGGTGTCGCTGTTGTTGGCGGCACTGATGGTTGGCGGTGGGCTGTTCAGTTGGTACCATTGGCGATCGCCTTCGCCCCTTTACACGCTGACTGTTGAAGCGCCGCCCCAAAGTCCGCAAGAGTTAAAGCAATGGGCAGAGTCTGCGGATCCCCTCAAGCGCGATCGCGCCCGCTATCTTTTGGCCGTAGAAAGCCTGAGTCAACAGCAACCCCAAGCTGCCCTGCAGTGGCTCCAAGATCTTGAGCAGACTTACCGTCCCATGGCCGCACCCATTCTCCTGCTGCGAGCGGAGGCCTATCGCCAACAGGGGGACAACCGCAGGGCCAAGGAAACGTGGGAACAGTTGCTGCGGGAGTATGGCAGTGAACCTGAAGCGGCAGTGGCACTCCTGAGCCTCAATCAACCGCAAAAGGCGATCGAACGCTTTCCACAGCATCCTGCCGTTGTCAACTATGTGGCGCAACAGTTAGAGAAAAATCCCGATCAAGTGCCCTACCTGAAGTTGGTGGCACGCCACGGCCTCTTTCTTAAGGAATACGGCACCTACCTTGAAATTTTGCGGCAGCGCTACGCCGATCAACTGACGCCCGCCGATTGGGAAGCGATCGCCTTTGGCTATTGGGAGAAAATGCAGTATGCTCGGGCAGCAGCAGCCTATGCCAAGGCACCACCAACCCCCTTGAATCTCTATCGGGTGGGCCGGGGACGTCAATTGAGTGAGGACACCTCTGGGGCGATCGCCGCCTATCAAGCCCTGATCAACCGCTTTCCCCAAAGTTCAGAAGCAGCCCTTGCCCAACTGCGCCTTGCCCGTTTAGCCAAAGTGCCGGCGGAGCGTCTCCCTTTGCTGGCCAAGTGTCTTCAGTTAGCGAGGCAAAATCAAGCACCCGCGATCGCTGCCGATGCCCTTCTGGCACAGTACCAAGCTTATCAGGAACTAGGCAATACCAAGGGGGCACAACAGAGCCAACAACAACTCTTCAAGACCTATCCCCAAAGCAGCGCCGCAGCGGAACTGCGCTGGCAACTGGCCCAAGGGGCTGCCCAAAAACGGCAGTGGTCTCAGGCACAACAGTGGGTTAGCGAAATTCTCAAATTGAACCCTGAGAGTGAGCTGGCACCGCGAGCCGCCTTTTGGCAAGGAAAATGGCAAGGGGAAGCAGGACAACCCCAAGGGCAACGCCAAACTTGGCAACTGGTCATCGAGCGCTATCCCCACACCTACTATGCTTGGCGAGCCGCCAGTCTGCTCAAGAAACCCGTGGGCACCTTTACAACGCTGCGACAACAGCGACCCTCGGTAGCGAGCGATCGCAAGCCCCTCCTCCCCTTGGCCACAGGGAGTGCCACCCTACGTGAACTGTACCTGCTGCGGCAGTCTCAAGAGGCTTGGCAGCGCTGGCAGTGGGAATTCCACAATCGGGTGACACCGACAGCGGCAGAACAACTCACTGATGGCCTGATTCGCCTTGGCGTTGGGGAATACCTCGATGGCATCTTTATGCTGCAAAACTTGTTTACGCGGGCCGCCAGTGAACCGGAGGTGGCAACGTTCTTTGCGCCTATTCGCCGCGATGTCCGCTTCTGGTATGCCCTTTACCCCCTACCCTACTGGGAATTAGTAGAAAAGTGGTCCCTAGCTCGCAACTTAAATCCTCTATTGGTGATGGCCTTGATTCGCCAAGAATCTCGCTTTGAAAAGGAGATCCGCTCAGTGGTGGGGGCAACGGGGTTGATGCAGTTGATGCCAGAGACGGCTGCTTGGATTGCCGAAAAGTTGAACCTAGAGAGCTATTCCCTTGTGGATCCAGAGGACAATATCCGCTTGGGCACATGGTACGTTGACTACACCCACAATCAGTACAATCAAAACACGCTCTTAGCCTTGGCCAGTTACAATGCCGGGCCGGGAAATGTCAATCAGTGGTTGCAGCGTTTTGATATGACCGATAGCGATCGCTTTGTGGAATCGATTCCCTTTCCTGAGACCTATGGCTATGTCAAGAGTGTCTTGGAGAACTACTGGAACTACTGGCAACTCTATGCCCAGCCCTAG